DNA from Hippoglossus hippoglossus isolate fHipHip1 chromosome 1, fHipHip1.pri, whole genome shotgun sequence:
TTACACCTTAATTAATTCCTCACCAGGTCATCCTGAATCTTTTGGTTTTTCActgacatttgtcttttttaagcCTAATTTCTGTCTGCACCATAGCCCAGTGTCAATTCTGTTTGACCAAAGCCATATATCTACAGCAAACAGGATTGCTGTAGGTTATTAATACACTAATATTTTTGCAGCAAACATAGAAGCCATTATGGACACTGTATTAAATTCACCAAAATAAATACGATGGGTTAGCGGGCACGAAGGAAGAACTTGTTACATTTTGTTTCGaatccaggaattctttttcactttctgtaattTTGCATGACGccctgtttttaaaagtttttgttGATCTCTCCgagaagaattcatggatcttcatgCTGCTTGGTTaaatgtaaggggactgttgggccgtgGTTGAGATATGTTCTCCACAGAGTGCCTTTCTAGTTTCTCATGTTTTCTTGAAATGAAAGGGTTATCAAACCACACACTGATTCATATATTATCGATCAGTTCAACCAAGATCAgggaaacaaaaccaaaaatctTTGTGCTGGATATCTGGACAGAATCCTGACTGAGGAGAGTAAAACTTTGCCTAAATTAGCTTGACAGGATTCATAGTCTCGCTAGCTTGTTAGTCAAAGGTGACATATTAGAACGAGCTGTGACTCACTGAGGTCTGAAATGCTCCTAATTATCTCTGATAGAACGCTCAAGAGTCTTATTCCATCCTAATGACAGATTACAAAATTTATGCTTGTACAGTAAAGAGCAAACAGGTCTGACAGACAGTACATCAGCAGAATGGTGCAGTCTCTTTAATGTACTCTAATCTACTGGAGATAATTAAAGGCATTTATCTGAGGTGGACAGCTTCTAAACCACAGCTTTAACTGGAGGCAGAGTCGAGTGGTGCTTTTGAAAGCACTGTTGCACAACGCACACTGTTTatcctcatccccccccccccacacacgcacacacacacacacacacaccccgttCCCCAGATTGCCCTCTTACATGCTGCTGCCTGTCAGGGATGTGGCATAAACTGATTTCTCACACTCCGGAGTTAATGACAGTTGATGTTTAACATCGTCCCCAGACGGCAGGGTTCATGAAAGATGCATGGGCTGGAGTTGCCGGGGCTGAATGTGCTTACTGCGCAGACTGACACCCAGGACAGATCTATTACTGAATGTTAGTGGAAGGCGAGGACTCACCCACGGATTATTATTAGAGGGATGTAAtacactgatgtttttcttttagcttAATGTATTCAGCATAGTGTGGTTTCTGTGCTCAGCTTAACAATGATACAGTTGCTTAATTTTACACGAGGAAGGTGCCAAGTAAAATACTGGCTGCTTAGCAGAATGGGTTTCACGGGGGCGTTAAAACAAATTCCACTCATTTGATAGCCTGCACCAAACTAGCGAATACGGAGGTTTGAGACAGTGGTAACATCTCCGCTATAATTTACTGACAAGACCTGAATCTCCATCTTTAGAGTACCTGAGGTTAATATAATAGGCTACAGTGGACATTTaatcctgtttgtttattgatGCAGTTTTATTGAATCATCATTATCCCTTAATACTCTAAGCAGATTTCATAATAAGAAAAGAGGAATAATTATTAAAGAACTTATTCCTGTCCCTCGAGGCTTCACAAAAAGCAGAGGCACATCCTGGAGTATTTACAGGGTGTGGCAGCATCAAGACAAGACATGAGGCGTTAAGACATTTGATGATTCACCCTCCTTTCTCAGTGCAGCCTAGTgaactgtttcttttctcatctcaGCACTAATATGATTTAAAGTGTACGTCTGTAATGTTAATTTAAAGGATTTTACTATGTTCGTTGGACTTTAATTTCAGATCATTTGCCAGCAATGTTTTTTGAAaaattttaatttccttttgACCCACATAATGTGGCTACTGTGAATTCCCGATTTCCTAGGTTTTAGGTTCTTGTGttttaaagagtaaaagtaacgtgtgtgtgtgtgtgtgtgtgtgtgtgtgtgtgtgtgtgtgtgtgtgtgtgtgtgtgtgtgtgtgtgtgtgtgtgtgtgtgtgtgtgtgtgtgtgtgtgtgtgtgtgtgtgtgtgtgtgtgtgtgtgtgtgtgtgtgtgtgtgtgtgtgtacaggacACAGCGGGACAGGAGCGCTACCGGACCATCACCACAGCCTATTACAGAGGAGCCATGGGATTTCTGCTCATGTATGACATCACGAGCGAGGACTCATTCTGCGCTGTTCAGGACTGGTGGGTAGAACGacatatatatacatctatagTGTCACACTGTTAAATCTGCTATGTATATCAAAGTAGCAATACTACCCTAAAAAATGGTCTCTTAAATTTGATAAATTAAAATTGTATATGAAGTACAAAGCACACATAagtaaatgtatgaaaatgttatCAGCAAACAAGTagcaaaataaaagtgtgttattacaaaatacattataaaaatgtaaaatgtttaataagTTGATcatatgttttgtgtgtaaagtTGTGATTTCCAAAGTAACTAGTAACTGAACCTTTCAGATGAATGGAGTGGAATAGAAAATAGTGTTTGTCCATGAAATACCGTGGAGCAGAAGTATAAAGTAGAATACAATTGAATAACTCAATTacaagtattttaaaatgtatttaaaaagtgaGTAAATGTACTATGTTGGTTACTACAACTGTCTCTAAACACTGCTCAATGCACCAATGTCAGGAATACATACGACACTGGtgcatttatatacatttaaatgtatgttttgaataaataatttattttgtgaagAGACACATGGTCAGTGCAGCACAGACGGTTGTGATAATGTGTGGTTGGTGTTTCCCAGGGCAACGCAGATCAAGACGTACTCGTGGGACAACGCTCAGGTCGTGCTGGTGGGAAATAAGCTGgacatggaggaagagaggcagGTTCAAACTGAGGACGCCCACAGACTGGCTTCAGAGCTCGGTCAgcgcgcaaacacacacaaacacatgcacacacacacacacttgaatcTTTTATCACATGTTCAGcaagaacaaacaaaccagcattATTAGTCATAAGTCAtactgtgttctctctctctctctctctctctctctctctctctctctctctctctctctctctctctctctctctctctctctctctctctctctctctccccccaggCTTTCAGTTCTTCGAAGCCAGCGCCAAAGACAATGTCAACGTGAAGCAGGTCTTCGAGAAGCTGGTGGACGTCATCTGTGAGAAGATGAACGAGAGCGTCAACGGCGATGCCAGTCCGGCAGGCGGCTCCCAGGGAGACGGCCTGAAGGACACGTCCCACAGCAGCCAGGGTGGCTGCGCATGCTGATAGCTGACAGTGGGAATTCATTGACTGCGGTTTCatggcctcacacacacacttagaaacacgcacagagaaaaaaaaaatgccaaaaaTCTACCATTGTGAATGTACCCTATGATACATTACTGCAATACTATCATGGATGCTTGGCTCCCTTCTTCATTTCTTGTTCTCAACTTGACGGCGTCGCCGGCGCTTCCTCATGATTTGAATGTGACTGATGCCAAAGAGCTGTGTGTGCTAGAGCTGCTGTGCCTTCTGCCTGACTGTCTGTATAATTTCCTGTTGAATGGGTGAGTAGCACCTGTTGCAGGTGAGGATTTGAACAAAAGGCATGAACCACATCAGCATGGCATGGTGGGTAATTTACTTGTGTTATGCTACCCCCTTGTGGGTATCTTGTGAAATTGCATCGCTGTGACTCCCTGCCCCACACTTCACAGTATATCCCGTCTGTCACTGTGGATTCACGTGCACCTCGGAAAGTACCATTTGCCAAGTTGAGAGGTCGTTACCCTGACtttgatgtgttcatgtgctgTGAAGTaggaatgtggaaaaaacaggACGCTGAGAACAAAATCTGTTTAAAGGGTTTAAACAACACCTTGAATCCTCTTTCCAATATGTACATGATTagagagagcaaagaaaaaaggaccAGGTGTGACAggcatataaataatataaaatatgcacGTTAAtcagaaaaacatctttattgGCTAAAATAAATCTGGTGTCAGGTGCTTGTAAGAGATGAACATACAGTTTGCAAGTGTCTAAAGTTCAACTGTTGAAAAGTTCACATCAAAAGCTTCTATTTGGAGCTGAGTGTAACATTAAGTTTTTTGTTTATAACCGATGACGTCAGCAACTTGTGTACCAACATTTTCACCGACTTCTTTTTCCGTCTTGAGGTGGCGGTGACGTAAATCTTCCCCGGCAGCGGTTAACATTTTTCCGATTACTCCATCAGCACATGAACACTATCATTATAGGTCAAACACACCTGGAAGATGCTGTGTCATTCCAGGTGTATGCGTCGCATTCCGTCAGTCTTGTTATTACTGTTTTGTAGGGAcattctcattttattttaatttatactTTTCTTATTGTACTTGTAATGGTTAATGCTAGTCCAATATTTAATTTGCCAGGTTTATTGTGTTGCTCTAAAAGTTGAGATTAAAAGATATGGATCAATACAATTTTCTCTGTttggggttttgtgtgtgtgaagtaattcatttttttaaacattattaaatATCATGGATGTTAGGAAAAGTTCCCATAATTTTCCTCTCAGTGTTGGCATCACTATTAAATCGTTATAAaattgagtttttctttttcatttattagaAAGTAAAAGATTCATTAGGTATTAATAATGTATTGATAATTTAATTCCACAGATCGGCTCCTCTTCTGTGCTCTTTCTGAAAAAGTGCCTTATTCTGAGCTTTGGGTTGATATAAGAAATCATTCATGAACATCAATATTTTATCTTGACCATGAGATGGTTGTAAagtttcaggtcataaaagtgTCTATTTTTGAATGGACTTTGGACACTGGGAAATGCTTACCCTGAAAAGCAAAGTCAGTGACGTGTAGGGTATGaactctctttgtgtgtgtgtgtgtgtgtgtgtgtgtgtgtgtgtgtgtgtgtgtgtgtgtgtgtgtgtgtgtgtgtgtgtgtgtgtgtgtgtgtgtgtgtgtgtgtgtgtgtgtgtgtgtgtgtgtgtgtgtgtgtgtgtgtgtgtgtgtgtgtgtgtgtgtgtgtgtgtgtgtgagagagagagagagagagagacctgtgAGGAGATAAAGGGGCATGTGAGAGCCTCGTTGAGCACACTCCTCATCGATCACACCTCAGACGGACGTCCCTGCAGTACAGGTAGGGGTTTCGTGTTTTGTCACacttttttaatattcacaCATCCAAATATCTACAGTCAAAAACTATAGACTttctatttaattattattcatttatttttaatcacaaCAAATTAAAGACTAATTGTCGCAAATGAACATCCAGGATGTTTTTAATCTGTGtagtaaaaatatgaaaatagatACAAAGttgagaacaaattatttaatTCTGATAAATCATATTCTTACCCTTTTGGAATCAGATATTTATCTTTTGCAGTGAGGTTAGGGTTGCCATTgattatatattgttttgtatCAGTGGTTGTCATAGATAACCTCTCACTTGTTATAGTAACACTATATAATCACCACTAACAGACTGAGTAAAGtatttttaagtaaaatatTGCTCATTTCTCACTTCTCTTTAGAAGTGTATAtatacaaagtaaaacacactcactctacaaagcagagaaaacaagcaGTTGAGGGTTGAGTTCGGGCCTTAAAGTTTTCACTGACTATTTAATAAGCTGCATTAAACATTGTTATTTGTCCTTATTTGTTTTGCTGCCTCAAGCCTGTCTTCCAGTTTATTCAGATAAGCAACATGTGATATGGCCTTGAAATGTTATTGCCTCTTGGAAACAATGTGACTGTTGCCAAGCAGCTTCCTTATTTCCGTTATCGTCAAAGCTGCAATAAGGAAGAAAAAAGGTCAATAACTGTAAagctgatctcactgcgtggATACACAGAGCAGACGGATACAACGTTGTGCAAGGCAGGGGACCttggtgtgtgggtgtgtattttATGGGTCTGAGCTCATGACACTGTGGCTTTACCATAAATGATGAAACTCATCAGCGGAGTTAGTAACAGACCCTTTTAACCTGTATTTCATCGATTTTATGGCCCAGGTAAGGGCGTGTGAACAGTCTGGGAACGTCACTTTTATTCTCTACTGACACATGTGGGTTGTAACCCATAACGCAACATTGATAAGGAGTTCCACAGTATGATAAACCTGATTCTGCACTTTGACAATGAAGAGAACAAAAGATACTTCATGATCCTTTAAATAGAAAGTTAAGTTTGAAACTAAAGAGAGGACACAAAGGAGACGCATAACATTCTTCAACTGAAACCTCTGGTTACGTCAGCATGAAAAACATTTGGAGAAGATCAAGCCCTCTTCTACTTCCCTGCCAGTTACTGTGGTTAATGTTTAACCAAAGCAAATGCTGTTTGACCCTTGTTGGTGCATGATTGTTGGAATCAGACGCACACATCTACTTTTACCTATCGGTCAGATGTTGTCCATCCAAAAGTCCTTAACAATAAAAGAGGGAGTGTGATTAATTATAGTTCTTTATCAGTTGTCAgttacactaacacacacttttctgaTCTTTTTCCAAcagtgtgaagagaaaaaaaaaaaagaaacgccAAGATGTGTTGCTCCAGCTTTCTCAAAATGATGATGTTCATCTTCAATGGCGGCATCTTCGTAAGTACAAAAAGAATCTGACTTTCCTGTTTCAGAGTGCAGAGTCTAATCTTATAACATTACAGATAAATGTGGAACATGTTACAGCTGTTAACTTCCTATATTCAGTGATggcttaaaggaatagtttgacatttgtaGGAAAATACACGTGTCGAGAGCTCGATGAGAGGATTTATTATCACTCTCATACGTGTAAGTTCAATAT
Protein-coding regions in this window:
- the rab3da gene encoding RAB3D, member RAS oncogene family, a; protein product: MASARDHGASPEQKDAADQNFDYMFKLLIIGNSSVGKTSFLFRYADDSFTSAFVSTVGIDFKVKTIYRNDKRVKLQIWDTAGQERYRTITTAYYRGAMGFLLMYDITSEDSFCAVQDWATQIKTYSWDNAQVVLVGNKLDMEEERQVQTEDAHRLASELGFQFFEASAKDNVNVKQVFEKLVDVICEKMNESVNGDASPAGGSQGDGLKDTSHSSQGGCAC